A single Paenibacillus sp. FSL R5-0517 DNA region contains:
- the ccsA gene encoding cytochrome c biogenesis protein CcsA, which produces MNLLDFSSDAFIVAFFLYCAAFFLYGVAVMGKKWSNRDPLAHMNRWGKRAFIASTVALAAHLVFFATRWAGAGHIPVSNMYEFMSFLSMMIMVAFIVVYAIYRKSLLGLFALPLTIIIMAYAAVFPQEVQPLIPALQSIWLKIHVTLAALGEAFFAVGFAAGFMYLLRTVDFSGKDKSSRRQRGWVEFTLVTIVVVIGFIGTVFAFRAAGYEAVFVQKTVSIDTQVQENSTIEKVNYRMPPIFAPYNSEVESMTPFLGMKKPLLETPSWMNGVNAGRKLNTVIWSLIVGLILYGIVRLLVRRPLGQALQPMMDGIDADDLDEISYRAIAIGFPIFTLGALIFAMIWAQIAWSRFWGWDPKEVWALITWLYYSVYLHLRLSRGWQGQKSAWLAVLGFLVVMFTLVGVNLIIAGLHSYAGAD; this is translated from the coding sequence ATGAATTTATTGGATTTCAGCAGCGACGCATTTATCGTAGCTTTCTTTCTCTATTGTGCCGCATTCTTTTTATATGGTGTTGCGGTAATGGGCAAAAAATGGAGCAATCGTGATCCTCTGGCGCACATGAATCGCTGGGGTAAACGAGCTTTCATTGCCTCGACTGTCGCTTTGGCGGCACATCTTGTATTCTTTGCAACCCGATGGGCTGGGGCAGGGCATATTCCTGTTAGTAACATGTACGAGTTCATGTCTTTTCTGTCCATGATGATCATGGTTGCATTTATCGTTGTATACGCGATATATCGGAAGTCGTTACTGGGTTTGTTTGCCTTACCACTTACCATCATTATAATGGCTTATGCTGCTGTATTTCCTCAGGAGGTACAACCGTTGATCCCGGCACTTCAGTCCATCTGGCTGAAAATTCACGTGACGTTGGCCGCACTTGGTGAAGCATTCTTCGCCGTGGGTTTTGCCGCAGGGTTCATGTATTTGCTCCGTACTGTTGATTTTAGTGGTAAGGACAAGTCTTCAAGACGTCAACGAGGATGGGTTGAATTCACCCTGGTTACGATCGTTGTCGTTATTGGATTTATAGGAACGGTATTTGCCTTTCGTGCAGCTGGCTATGAAGCGGTTTTTGTGCAGAAAACGGTCAGCATTGACACGCAGGTACAGGAAAATAGTACAATAGAGAAAGTGAATTATCGCATGCCTCCAATTTTTGCGCCATATAATAGCGAAGTGGAGAGCATGACACCGTTTCTTGGCATGAAAAAACCTTTACTTGAGACGCCTTCCTGGATGAACGGCGTAAATGCCGGGCGTAAGCTGAATACGGTGATTTGGTCACTTATTGTAGGTCTGATCCTGTATGGAATTGTACGACTTCTTGTGCGCAGACCCCTTGGACAAGCGTTACAGCCAATGATGGATGGAATCGATGCCGATGATCTGGATGAGATAAGTTATCGTGCGATTGCCATCGGTTTTCCAATATTTACACTGGGAGCATTAATCTTTGCCATGATCTGGGCTCAGATTGCCTGGAGTCGTTTTTGGGGTTGGGACCCCAAAGAGGTGTGGGCGTTAATTACATGGCTATATTATAGTGTGTATCTGCATTTGCGTTTATCCAGAGGTTGGCAAGGTCAAAAGTCTGCATGGCTTGCGGTTCTTGGTTTCCTGGTTGTCATGTTTACGCTGGTTGGGGTGAATCTGATCATTGCCGGATTGCATTCGTACGCTGGAGCGGACTAG
- a CDS encoding collagen-like repeat preface domain-containing protein yields MSDDRKRVNIKAFLEGRSFRAGSPFIPITTKELEQFESILRSLAVTIPAALGQPTSANILALQNGLRPLLTFVNESGFRAGVKAELQAVLELTIAGSEVIPVPLINLAGNLQHLLDDLLSVTLLLEVPPVEKDKFVGLIRSISLSLSRATTTLGNGGATGPTGPQGVPGVPGVPGVPGVPGVPGVKGATGPAGGIGPIGPVGPVGPQGAQGPAGAPGVGLNNITGYDPALGPTYAQGQVVSYEGNLYVANVNGPLGIPGSSPDYTLLLAGGTTGATGATGAGLTGALAFDPALAPGYPAGQIITYNGSTYITSVASPIGTPGTSSDYTLIAAAGDTGATGVGLTGITSFDPAQSPTYPTGQVVTYNGSTYITNVASPGGVPGSSPDYTLLAAAGDTGVGTTGATGATGVGLSGIVPFDPALAPTYPAEQIITFGGSTYITNVASPTGTPGSSPDYTLLAGSGVTGSTGATGIGLDGAVTFDPAVAPTYPTGQVVTFNGSTYITNVASPAGTPGTSPDYTLLAGAGPTGATGASGVTGATGAGLTGILPFDPAVAPTYSVGQVVTFNGSTYIANVASPTGTPGTSPDYTLLAGAGATGVTGATGVGVTGSTGVTGTSGVTGATGAGLSGIVPFDPAVAPTYPAGQVVTFNGSTYIANVAAPTGTPGTSPDYTLLAGAGATGVTGATGVGVTGSTGVTGTSGVTGATGVGLSGLVPFDPAVAPTYPAGQVVTFNGSTYIANVASPTGTPGTSPDYTLLAGAGATGVTGATGVGVTGSTGVTGTSGVTGATGVGLSGLVPFDPAVAPTYPAGQVVTFNGSTYISNLATPTGTPGTSPDYTLIAGAGATGVTGATGAGVTGNTGATGVTGAGLTGVVPFDPAVAPTYPVGQVVTFNGSTYIANVASPTGTPGTSPDFTLLAGAGATGVTGATGVGVTGSTGDTGASGATGETGATGTAGLTGVTGGTGATGITGATGVGVTGSTGETGVTGETGATGVTGATGVGITGSTGVTGATGETGVTGLTGATGVGITGSTGSTGATGETGATGITGATGVGVTGSTGVTGATGETGATGLTGATGVGITGSTGSTGATGETGATGITGATGVGVTGSTGPTGATGETGATGLTGATGVGITGSTGSTGATGETGATGITGATGVGVTGSTGPTGATGETGATGLTGATGVGITGSTGSTGATGETGATGLTGATGVGITGSTGSTGATGETGATGITGATGVGVTGSTGPTGATGETGATGITGATGVGVTGSTGPTGATGETGATGITGATGVGITGSTGITGATGETGVSGVTGLAGATGTTGVTGATGTTGLTGVTGETGATGVGVTGSTGPTGATGGTGATGITGATGVGITGSTGPTGATGETGATGATGATGTSVTSNSAFAENTNGTIVVILGGTLVPLPNNQNIGTGITVNGTNDTFTLANAGRYYISYKINLTAALAIQSRVLLNGTAIPASVVSPALSLSQLQSDFMVTVTAGSTIQLQLFGLIGTAILSPPGSTLNIIQLS; encoded by the coding sequence ATGTCCGATGATCGAAAAAGGGTCAATATTAAAGCTTTTCTGGAAGGCAGATCTTTTAGAGCGGGCTCTCCGTTTATTCCTATAACCACTAAAGAACTGGAGCAATTTGAATCCATACTGCGTTCTCTCGCTGTGACTATTCCAGCTGCACTCGGCCAGCCGACTTCAGCCAATATACTAGCATTACAGAATGGATTACGCCCGTTACTTACATTTGTAAATGAATCCGGATTTCGTGCCGGGGTAAAAGCAGAATTACAAGCAGTACTGGAATTAACGATTGCAGGCTCAGAGGTTATTCCTGTTCCTTTAATTAATCTCGCAGGTAACTTGCAACATTTACTAGATGATTTATTGAGTGTGACGTTACTTCTTGAAGTGCCACCTGTAGAAAAAGATAAATTCGTGGGGTTAATCCGTTCGATATCGTTATCCTTAAGTCGGGCGACGACAACTCTTGGAAACGGAGGAGCTACCGGACCAACTGGCCCACAGGGAGTTCCAGGAGTACCAGGTGTACCAGGTGTACCAGGTGTTCCGGGTGTTCCCGGGGTGAAAGGTGCTACTGGACCGGCAGGAGGAATTGGACCAATCGGCCCAGTAGGACCAGTTGGCCCACAGGGAGCACAGGGTCCGGCAGGAGCACCTGGTGTAGGTTTAAACAATATTACCGGATATGATCCAGCACTTGGACCGACATATGCTCAGGGTCAGGTAGTAAGCTATGAGGGGAATCTTTATGTTGCTAATGTAAACGGTCCTTTGGGTATACCCGGGAGTTCCCCGGATTACACTCTTTTGTTGGCGGGAGGAACGACCGGAGCTACAGGAGCAACCGGAGCTGGTTTAACGGGTGCATTAGCATTTGATCCAGCGCTTGCCCCGGGTTATCCAGCCGGTCAGATAATTACGTATAACGGGAGTACGTACATTACAAGTGTTGCCAGTCCTATAGGAACACCGGGAACTTCGTCGGATTATACATTAATTGCGGCTGCGGGGGACACCGGTGCAACTGGTGTAGGCCTAACTGGAATAACTTCTTTTGATCCGGCTCAATCCCCGACATATCCAACCGGTCAGGTTGTTACGTACAACGGGAGTACTTATATTACGAATGTTGCAAGTCCTGGAGGAGTACCAGGAAGCTCCCCGGATTACACGCTGCTTGCGGCTGCGGGAGACACGGGCGTAGGAACGACAGGAGCAACCGGGGCCACAGGCGTAGGTTTAAGTGGTATCGTGCCATTCGATCCGGCATTAGCACCAACCTATCCCGCTGAACAGATCATCACATTTGGGGGAAGTACTTATATTACCAATGTGGCATCACCAACAGGTACACCCGGCAGTTCACCAGATTATACACTGCTAGCAGGTTCTGGAGTTACAGGTTCGACTGGAGCTACGGGCATAGGGCTTGATGGTGCAGTTACGTTTGACCCTGCAGTAGCTCCAACGTATCCAACCGGTCAGGTTGTTACCTTTAATGGCAGTACGTATATAACAAATGTGGCTTCTCCTGCGGGTACTCCAGGGACTTCGCCAGACTATACATTGCTTGCAGGAGCAGGACCTACAGGAGCCACAGGTGCCTCAGGTGTAACGGGAGCAACCGGGGCAGGACTAACAGGCATTTTGCCATTCGATCCAGCCGTGGCTCCAACATATTCAGTTGGTCAGGTTGTAACGTTTAACGGGAGTACGTATATCGCGAATGTGGCATCACCAACGGGAACGCCGGGCACGTCGCCAGATTATACGTTGCTTGCAGGCGCAGGAGCGACGGGAGTTACCGGAGCCACCGGAGTTGGGGTAACGGGAAGTACCGGCGTTACAGGGACTTCAGGTGTAACGGGAGCGACAGGTGCAGGTTTGAGTGGTATCGTACCATTCGACCCAGCGGTAGCCCCAACGTATCCAGCGGGTCAAGTAGTAACGTTCAATGGCAGTACGTATATTGCCAATGTAGCTGCACCAACGGGAACGCCGGGCACGTCGCCAGATTATACGTTGCTTGCAGGCGCAGGAGCGACGGGAGTTACCGGAGCCACCGGAGTTGGGGTAACGGGAAGTACCGGCGTTACAGGGACTTCAGGTGTAACAGGAGCGACAGGCGTAGGTTTGAGTGGCCTCGTGCCATTTGATCCAGCCGTAGCCCCAACGTATCCAGCGGGTCAAGTAGTAACGTTCAATGGCAGTACGTATATTGCCAATGTAGCCTCACCAACGGGAACGCCGGGCACGTCGCCAGATTATACGTTGCTTGCAGGCGCAGGAGCGACGGGAGTTACCGGAGCCACCGGAGTTGGGGTAACGGGAAGTACCGGCGTTACAGGGACTTCAGGTGTAACAGGAGCGACAGGCGTAGGTTTGAGTGGCCTTGTGCCATTTGATCCAGCCGTAGCCCCAACGTATCCAGCGGGTCAAGTAGTAACGTTTAATGGCAGTACGTATATATCCAATCTTGCAACTCCAACGGGCACACCGGGTACATCACCAGATTACACATTAATTGCGGGTGCGGGAGCAACAGGTGTGACAGGTGCAACGGGAGCTGGAGTGACAGGGAATACCGGAGCAACGGGTGTTACGGGTGCAGGACTCACGGGAGTGGTGCCGTTCGATCCAGCAGTTGCGCCGACGTATCCAGTCGGTCAGGTCGTAACGTTTAATGGAAGTACGTATATCGCGAATGTGGCATCACCAACGGGAACGCCAGGGACTTCACCGGATTTTACGTTGCTCGCGGGCGCAGGGGCAACGGGTGTTACGGGAGCCACAGGAGTTGGCGTAACCGGCAGTACTGGAGACACAGGGGCATCCGGTGCAACCGGGGAAACAGGAGCGACGGGAACGGCAGGGCTAACCGGAGTCACTGGTGGAACAGGAGCAACAGGTATAACGGGGGCCACTGGAGTCGGCGTAACAGGAAGTACCGGAGAAACGGGTGTCACTGGTGAAACAGGAGCTACAGGTGTGACTGGAGCCACGGGAGTCGGCATAACGGGAAGTACGGGAGTAACGGGAGCCACTGGTGAGACAGGAGTGACAGGGTTAACTGGAGCAACAGGAGTTGGCATAACAGGAAGTACCGGGTCAACGGGTGCGACAGGGGAAACAGGAGCGACAGGGATAACGGGAGCCACAGGAGTTGGTGTAACGGGAAGTACGGGAGTAACGGGAGCCACTGGTGAAACAGGAGCGACAGGGTTAACTGGAGCAACAGGAGTCGGCATAACAGGAAGTACCGGGTCAACGGGTGCGACAGGGGAAACAGGAGCGACAGGGATAACGGGAGCCACAGGAGTTGGTGTAACGGGAAGCACTGGACCAACGGGTGCCACTGGTGAAACAGGAGCGACAGGGTTAACTGGAGCAACAGGAGTCGGCATAACAGGAAGTACCGGGTCAACGGGTGCGACAGGGGAAACAGGAGCGACAGGGATAACGGGAGCCACAGGAGTTGGTGTAACGGGAAGCACTGGACCAACGGGTGCCACTGGTGAAACAGGAGCGACAGGGTTAACTGGAGCAACAGGAGTCGGCATAACAGGAAGTACCGGGTCAACGGGTGCGACAGGGGAAACAGGAGCGACAGGGTTAACTGGAGCAACAGGAGTTGGCATAACAGGAAGTACCGGGTCAACGGGTGCCACTGGTGAAACAGGAGCGACAGGGATAACCGGAGCCACAGGAGTTGGTGTAACGGGAAGCACTGGACCAACGGGTGCGACTGGTGAAACAGGAGCGACAGGGATAACCGGAGCCACAGGAGTTGGTGTAACGGGAAGCACTGGACCAACGGGTGCAACTGGTGAAACAGGAGCAACAGGGATAACCGGGGCCACAGGAGTCGGCATAACAGGAAGTACCGGTATAACGGGTGCTACTGGTGAAACGGGAGTAAGTGGAGTAACGGGTCTTGCAGGGGCGACCGGAACGACTGGGGTTACAGGGGCTACAGGTACAACCGGACTAACGGGTGTCACTGGTGAAACAGGAGCGACAGGAGTTGGTGTAACGGGAAGCACTGGACCAACGGGCGCAACTGGGGGAACAGGAGCGACAGGGATAACCGGAGCCACGGGAGTCGGCATAACAGGAAGTACCGGACCAACGGGTGCGACTGGTGAAACAGGAGCTACCGGTGCAACCGGTGCAACCGGAACATCTGTAACATCTAACTCTGCTTTTGCTGAGAACACTAATGGTACGATTGTTGTAATATTGGGAGGTACACTCGTTCCATTGCCGAATAACCAAAATATCGGCACAGGTATAACCGTCAATGGGACAAATGACACCTTCACACTTGCCAACGCAGGTCGTTACTACATCTCATACAAAATAAATCTGACAGCTGCACTTGCTATTCAATCTCGGGTTTTACTTAATGGTACAGCTATTCCAGCGAGTGTAGTATCTCCAGCACTTTCTCTCAGTCAGCTTCAGTCTGACTTTATGGTTACCGTTACGGCTGGTTCAACAATACAGTTACAATTATTCGGGCTTATTGGCACAGCTATTCTTTCTCCTCCAGGATCTACACTAAATATTATTCAGTTAAGTTAA
- a CDS encoding response regulator transcription factor: MAEHENRILVVDDEERIRRLLKMYLEKEGYEIDEAEDGETALRKATAGDYGLILLDVMLPGMDGVEVCTRLRQVKSTPVLMLTAKGEEINRVQGFEVGADDYVVKPFSPREVIYRVKAILRRSSATAYLSKESNSSNNIVFPHLVIEHDAHRVTAGGEEISLTPKEYELLHYLATSPDKVFSREELLKDVWNYEFFGDLRTVDTHVKRLREKLNKVSPESAAMITTVWGVGYKLEVPK; encoded by the coding sequence ATGGCTGAACATGAGAATCGAATACTGGTCGTGGATGACGAAGAGAGAATCCGCAGACTTTTGAAAATGTATCTCGAAAAAGAAGGTTATGAAATTGATGAAGCTGAGGATGGGGAAACTGCGCTGCGTAAAGCAACAGCAGGGGACTACGGACTGATTTTGCTTGATGTGATGTTACCGGGTATGGATGGAGTTGAAGTGTGTACCCGTCTTCGTCAGGTGAAATCAACGCCGGTTTTGATGCTCACTGCCAAAGGTGAAGAGATTAACCGGGTTCAAGGCTTCGAAGTTGGCGCTGATGACTACGTAGTAAAACCATTCAGTCCGCGTGAAGTGATTTATCGTGTCAAAGCGATTTTGCGTCGATCTTCCGCGACAGCTTATCTCTCGAAGGAGAGCAATTCGAGTAATAACATCGTGTTCCCACATTTGGTTATTGAGCATGATGCCCACCGGGTCACGGCTGGTGGTGAAGAGATTAGCCTTACACCAAAAGAATATGAATTGTTGCACTACCTGGCAACATCTCCCGACAAAGTGTTCTCCAGAGAAGAATTGCTCAAAGATGTATGGAACTACGAGTTCTTTGGCGATCTTCGTACCGTGGATACGCATGTGAAGCGTCTTCGCGAGAAACTTAACAAGGTATCGCCAGAGTCGGCGGCCATGATTACGACGGTGTGGGGTGTCGGTTATAAACTGGAAGTACCGAAGTAG
- the serA gene encoding phosphoglycerate dehydrogenase yields the protein MYKVLVSDPISDLGIQQLVDANDVVVEKKTGLSEDELVAIIGDYDALLVRSQTRVTDRIMTAGTNLKVIGRAGVGVDNIDLEAATQRGIIVINAPDGNTITTCEHTFAMMMALARHIPQAYAKTIQGTWDRKTFLGVELRNKTLGVLGMGRIGSEVAKRAKAFGMDILAYDPFLTEERAEKLQVKLASVDDIIRNADFMTVHTPLTPETRHMISRPQFEVMKKGMRIINCARGGVVDEMALVEAIDEGIVAGAAFDVFESEPPAQDHPFLNHPSIIVTPHLGASTVEAQENVAIDVSEQVLHILRNEPFKNAVNMPAVAPTVMNKLQPYFKLGETLGSFAAQITQNAVQEIRIDYAGELSEVDTSPLTRYIVKGILARHLGGEANIVNSMHLAKIRDLNVVVSQTSATKGFTNLITVTLVTTQDAEERRVAGTLLAGYGERIVRLDKFPVDIAPESHQILISHNDKPGIIGRVGTLLGQNDVNIASMQVGRKIIGGAAIMILTVDKAVPKDVLVQLAALPEINTAVEIVLE from the coding sequence ATGTACAAAGTGTTAGTGTCGGACCCAATCAGTGATCTCGGTATCCAGCAACTGGTGGATGCAAATGATGTTGTTGTTGAGAAGAAAACCGGTCTTAGTGAAGATGAACTTGTTGCCATTATTGGTGATTATGATGCCCTCTTGGTTCGTAGCCAGACTCGTGTTACAGATCGTATTATGACGGCGGGTACCAACCTTAAAGTGATTGGACGTGCAGGTGTTGGTGTAGATAACATTGATCTGGAAGCTGCTACACAGCGCGGGATCATCGTTATTAATGCACCTGATGGCAATACCATCACAACCTGTGAGCATACGTTTGCCATGATGATGGCATTGGCACGACACATTCCTCAGGCATACGCCAAGACTATTCAGGGTACGTGGGATCGTAAAACCTTCCTGGGTGTGGAATTAAGAAATAAAACGCTAGGTGTACTGGGTATGGGACGAATCGGTAGTGAAGTTGCCAAACGCGCCAAAGCTTTCGGAATGGACATCCTTGCATACGACCCGTTCCTGACGGAGGAGCGTGCCGAGAAGCTGCAAGTGAAGCTGGCTAGTGTAGATGATATCATTCGTAATGCGGACTTCATGACCGTTCATACGCCATTAACACCGGAAACACGGCACATGATTTCACGTCCACAATTCGAAGTTATGAAAAAAGGCATGCGTATCATCAACTGTGCTCGTGGTGGTGTAGTTGACGAGATGGCACTTGTGGAAGCAATTGACGAAGGCATTGTTGCTGGAGCAGCATTTGATGTATTTGAAAGTGAACCACCTGCTCAGGACCATCCATTCCTGAATCACCCTAGCATCATCGTCACACCTCACTTGGGTGCATCGACTGTTGAGGCACAAGAAAACGTGGCAATTGACGTTTCTGAACAGGTTCTTCACATTCTGCGCAATGAACCTTTCAAGAACGCAGTTAACATGCCAGCTGTTGCACCAACCGTAATGAACAAATTGCAGCCTTATTTCAAATTGGGTGAAACATTGGGAAGTTTTGCAGCACAGATTACACAAAATGCAGTGCAGGAGATCCGAATCGACTATGCTGGCGAACTTTCTGAAGTAGATACATCGCCTCTTACGCGTTACATTGTGAAGGGTATTCTCGCCAGACATTTGGGTGGGGAAGCCAACATCGTCAACTCCATGCATTTGGCCAAAATCCGTGATCTGAATGTGGTTGTAAGCCAAACCTCTGCAACCAAAGGATTCACTAACCTGATTACTGTAACATTGGTTACAACTCAGGATGCTGAGGAACGCCGTGTAGCAGGTACATTGCTTGCAGGTTATGGAGAACGTATCGTTCGTCTGGACAAATTCCCGGTAGATATCGCTCCGGAAAGTCATCAAATCTTGATCTCACATAACGATAAGCCAGGTATTATCGGTCGTGTAGGAACACTGCTTGGACAAAACGATGTCAACATCGCATCCATGCAGGTTGGACGTAAGATTATTGGTGGTGCAGCCATCATGATTCTGACCGTAGATAAAGCTGTGCCAAAAGACGTGCTTGTGCAGCTTGCTGCGCTGCCTGAGATCAATACTGCTGTTGAAATCGTGCTGGAATAA
- a CDS encoding ATP-binding protein, which yields MGCVLIALGLFLLPYIDTNFAESESRDIKRLFTYICIIGFSLTTFFALFLFTKITQPMQQLIQAANAIRKGNYGTRLSLVTSDEIGELANTFNHMAAQLEDNIRNLNHEKEHLASVLRSMTDAVVTFDGEGKVILTNPPGEKIMQTWYDLDWAKVDEGKDSEQFDKSSRDVPEPLLPLFRMVMEQGGDQNSNVHVQQGVWSVQMAPLYADSVVRGAVAVLRDVTEEVRLEKMRRDFVANVSHEIRTPLSMMQGYSEALLDGMATSPEESEELIQVIHDESLRMGRLVKDLLDLARMEAGHTDMVMKEVDLGELLERVYRKFSVRSKEQGIQLHFECEQPTIELQQADEDRLEQVFTNLLDNAFRHTPTGKNVMISAERVTYLRAPFVRVSVKDQGVGIPSSDLPFIFERFYKADKARVRGESVGTGLGLAIVKNIVDAHQGMITVNSVLGEGTEFILQFPLDSSK from the coding sequence GTGGGTTGTGTACTTATAGCGCTGGGTCTTTTTTTGCTGCCCTACATTGATACGAACTTTGCAGAATCCGAGTCCAGAGATATTAAACGGTTGTTCACCTATATCTGTATTATCGGATTCAGTTTAACTACCTTTTTTGCATTGTTCCTATTCACCAAAATAACGCAGCCTATGCAGCAATTGATTCAGGCAGCCAATGCGATTCGCAAAGGCAACTACGGAACACGTCTCTCCCTGGTAACGAGTGATGAGATTGGTGAATTGGCCAATACTTTTAATCATATGGCTGCCCAACTGGAAGATAATATTCGAAACCTTAACCATGAGAAGGAACATTTGGCTAGTGTGCTTCGAAGCATGACCGATGCGGTGGTTACATTTGATGGTGAAGGCAAAGTTATTCTGACGAATCCGCCAGGAGAGAAGATCATGCAGACTTGGTATGATCTGGATTGGGCGAAAGTGGACGAAGGAAAAGATTCTGAACAGTTTGACAAGTCTTCACGTGATGTACCTGAGCCCCTTCTTCCATTGTTCAGAATGGTGATGGAGCAAGGTGGGGATCAGAACTCCAATGTTCATGTACAGCAAGGCGTTTGGTCTGTCCAGATGGCACCGTTGTATGCTGACAGTGTTGTCAGAGGCGCTGTGGCTGTCTTGAGAGATGTAACAGAAGAAGTGCGTTTGGAGAAAATGCGGCGTGATTTTGTGGCTAATGTATCTCATGAAATACGAACTCCGCTATCCATGATGCAAGGTTACAGTGAAGCCCTACTGGACGGTATGGCAACCTCACCGGAAGAGAGCGAAGAACTTATCCAGGTTATTCATGATGAGTCCCTGCGAATGGGCAGATTGGTCAAAGACTTACTTGATCTGGCTCGGATGGAAGCTGGACACACGGACATGGTGATGAAGGAAGTTGACCTTGGGGAACTACTTGAGCGTGTATACCGGAAGTTCTCAGTGCGGTCGAAAGAACAGGGAATTCAACTGCACTTCGAATGTGAACAGCCAACCATTGAACTTCAACAGGCAGATGAGGATCGACTTGAGCAAGTCTTTACGAATTTGCTGGATAATGCCTTCAGGCATACGCCGACTGGCAAAAATGTAATGATCTCGGCAGAGCGGGTCACTTATCTTCGTGCGCCATTCGTTAGAGTTTCAGTGAAGGATCAGGGTGTAGGGATCCCTTCATCCGACTTGCCATTTATTTTCGAACGATTCTACAAAGCAGACAAGGCTCGTGTTCGGGGAGAAAGTGTAGGTACAGGGCTTGGGTTAGCGATTGTGAAAAATATTGTTGATGCGCATCAAGGCATGATTACCGTCAACAGTGTGCTTGGCGAAGGAACAGAGTTTATTTTACAATTTCCCTTGGATTCATCGAAATAG